In the Oscillospiraceae bacterium genome, TGAAGCCGCGCTCGAAGTCGCTGTGGATCTTACCGGCTGCCTGGGGGGCCTTGGTGCCGCGCTTGATAGTCCAGGCGCGGCATTCTTTCTTGCCATCGGTCAAGAAGCTGATGAGTCCAAGCAGCTCGTAGCTGGCCTTGATAAGCTTGTCCAGACCCGTGGATTCAATGCCCATTTCCTGCAGGAACGCGATTTTTTCCTCCTGGGTGGAACCGGCGATGTCCTCCTCGGTCTTGGCGCAGATGGGGATAGCCTGGGCGTTTTCCTCCTTGGCGCGGGCGGCGACCAGGGGATAGTAGGGGTTCTCGTCCAAGCCGCCCAGCAGGTCGTCCTCGCCCACGTTGCAGGCGTAGATGACCGGCTTGGCGGAGAGCAGGCCCAGCTCCTTGCGGGTGGCCTTCACAGCGTCGTCGCTCTCGTCAAAGGCGAAGCTGCGGGCGGGCTTGCCGGCTTCCAGCCAGGCAGCCAGGTCGGCCAGCCAGGCAGCCTCGGCGGCTGCGGCCTTATTGCCGGTCTTGGCAGCTTTCTGCTGGCGGCCCAAACGGTTGCTTACAACCTCCAGGTCGGCCAAAATCAGCTCCAGGTCGATGGCGTCAATGTCGCGGATGGGGTCAACGCTCTCGGGCTTGTTCACGTCCTCGACCACATGGATGATATTGTCGTCGTCAAAGCAGCGCACCACGTGCACGATGGCGTCGCACTCGCGGATGTGGCCCAGGAACTTGTTGCCCAGGCCGGCGCCCTGGCTGGCGCCCTTGACAAGGCCTGCAATGTCGACAAATTCCACGATAGCAGGCGTCTTTTTGTCGGTCTCCCAAATCTCGGCCAGCTTGTCCAGCCGCGGGTCGGGCACCGGCACAATGCCGGAGTTCGGCTCAATGGTGCAGAAAGGATAGTTCGCCGCCTGCGCGTTCTGCGTGCTGGTCAGCGCATTAAAAAGGGTGGATTTGCCTACATTAGGAAGGCCCACGATACCTAATTTCATATTTTTCCATATCTCCTTTATTATCGTTGTTTTTTGTTACCGGATTTGGGGTTTTACCCCCATTTTACCCCCATTTTCGAGGTTTACCCCTTTTTCTCTATATCAGCTGCCTCAAAAAGACGCACGGCGTTCTGCATTGAATCATCAGAAACATGGACGTATTTGTCCATCGTCGTCTTGATACTGGTGTGCCCCAGCAACTGCTGCAAGACCTTGGGCTGCATGCCGCGCTCAATCGCGCGGGTAGCATACGTATGGCGCAGCGCGTGCATCCCAAAGGGAGCAATGCCGGCTTTTTCGCACAGCTTATAGAGGTGGGTGTCATAGGAACTGTTCTTAATCGGTTCACCGGTGCGATAGTTTACAAAGACCAGATCGTGCATGCAGAAGTACATCTGCCTTCCGGTACGGCGGTCCGTGTATTCCAGAATCTGCTGCATGGTGGGCGACTCTTTACGGGTCAAGCGCTCGTCATAGCAGCTCTTCAAAATACGATATGCGGTATCGGTCAAGGGGATAGTGCGGTAGCTTTTCACCGTTT is a window encoding:
- the ychF gene encoding redox-regulated ATPase YchF, producing MKLGIVGLPNVGKSTLFNALTSTQNAQAANYPFCTIEPNSGIVPVPDPRLDKLAEIWETDKKTPAIVEFVDIAGLVKGASQGAGLGNKFLGHIRECDAIVHVVRCFDDDNIIHVVEDVNKPESVDPIRDIDAIDLELILADLEVVSNRLGRQQKAAKTGNKAAAAEAAWLADLAAWLEAGKPARSFAFDESDDAVKATRKELGLLSAKPVIYACNVGEDDLLGGLDENPYYPLVAARAKEENAQAIPICAKTEEDIAGSTQEEKIAFLQEMGIESTGLDKLIKASYELLGLISFLTDGKKECRAWTIKRGTKAPQAAGKIHSDFERGFIRAQVIAYKDLEDADFNYAAVKAKGLQRTEGKEYVVNDGDVIEFLFNV